The Pseudarthrobacter sp. BIM B-2242 region AGCTGATGAATTTCCATCCGTCCAGTCTACGCATTAGCAAAACCTTCATCGTCGATTGAGAAAATACTGCTTGTGCTAATGCTTTGGAATGGCTCTAATGAAGGTAGATTTCCGCCCTGGACCACCGAACGCAGGGCCCCCGCCAACAGTCAGGAAGCCAATGAAGGCCCTCTACAAGTCCGGCGCCCACGCAGGGTTCGAGCTGGTTGACCGCCCCGAGCCCGAAGCCGGCCCCGATGACGTCAAGATCCGGGTCATGACCACCGGCATCTGCGGCACGGACCTGCACATCCAGTCCTGGGACTCCTGGGCACAGGGGATGATCGAAGCGCCGCTGATTGCCGGCCACGAGTTCTACGGCGAAGTAGTGGAGACGGGCGCGGACGTCCGGGACGTCAAGGTAGGGGACCGGGTGTCCGGGGAAGGCCACGTGGTCTGCGGGATCTGCCGCAACTGCCGGGCCGGCCGGCGGCAGATGTGCATCCACACTGTCAGCGTGGGCGTCCAGCGGGACGGGGCCTTCGCCGAATACGTGGTCATCCCGGAGACCAACGTCTGGGTCCACCACGATCCGTCCATCACCCCGGAACTGGGCGCCATCTTTGATCCATTCGGCAACGCCGTGCACACGGCCCTCAGCTTCCCCCTGGTGGGCGAGGACGTCCTCATCACCGGAGCCGGCCCCATCGGACTCATGGCCATCGCCGTCGCCCGCCACGCCGGAGCCCGCAAGATCGCCATCACCGACGTCTCCCGGCCGCGGCTGGACCTGGCCCGGCAGTTGGGCGTGGACCTCGCCATCGACGTCTCCACAACCCGCGTCCGCGACGCCCAGCGCGAGCTCGGCATGCGGGAGGGCTTCGACATCGGGATGGAAATGTCCGGCCACCCCACCGCACTGCCTGAGATGATCGACAACATGAACCACGGCGGACGCATTGCCATGCTCGGCCTGCCCAGCCAGGACATCACCATTGACTGGGGCAAAGTGGTCACGCACATGCTGACCCTCAAGGGCATCTACGGCCGCGAAATGTACGAGACCTGGTACGCCATGAGCGCCATGCTCTCCTCGAACCCGGTGCTCCACGCCGGCATCTCGGCCGTCGTGACGGACAGGCTGCCGGCCCGCGAGTGGGAAAAAGGCTTCGACATTGCCCGCGCCGGCGTCGGCGGAAAAGTTGTCCTCGACTGGACCGAACTCTAAGGAGCACCATGTACACCGCCATCAAGGACCAGCTGCAGACCGAGCTGGACGAGATCCGCACCGCCGGGCTCTTCAAGACAGAGCGCCACATCGATTCACCCCAGTCCAGCCACGTCACCGCGGGCCAGATCGGCAAGCCGGGCACAGCCGTTCTGAATTTCTGTGCCAACAACTACCTGGGCCTTGCCGACCACCCGGACATCATCGCCGCAGCCAAAGAAGCCATGGACACCCGCGGCTTCGGCATGGCCAGCGTGCGTTTCATCTGCGGCACCCAGGACCTGCACCTGGAGCTCGAGGCCCGGGTATCGAAGTTCCTGGGCACCGAGGACACCATCCTGTTCTCCAGCTGCTTTGACGCCAACGGCGGCGTGTTCGAGTCGCTCTTCGGACCCGAGGACGCGGTCATCTCCGACGCCCTCAACCACGCCAGCATCATCGACGGCATCCGGCTCTGCAAGGCCCAGCGGTTCCGCTACGCCAACCAGGACATGGCGGACCTGGAGGCCAGGCTCATCGAGGCCACCACGCAGGACCAGCCTGCCCGGCGCAAGATCATCGTCACCGACGGCGTCTTCTCCATGGACGGCTACCTCGCCCCGCTCGAGGCCATCTGCGACCTCGCCGACAAGTACGACGCCCTGGTCATGGTGGATGACTCCCACGCCGTCGGCTTTATGGGTTCCACCGGCGCCGGAACCCCGGAACACGCCGGCGTTTCGCGCCGGGTGGACATCTACACCGGGACGTTCGGCAAGGCGCTGGGCGGCGCCTCCGGCGGCTACGTGTCCGGCCGCAGCGAAGTGGTGGCCATGCTCCGCCAGAAGGCCCGTCCTTACCTGTTCTCGAACTCCCTGGCACCCGCCATCGTGGCCGCCACCATCAAGGCACTGGACCTGGTGGAGAACTCCGGCGAGCTGCGGACCAAACTGTTCGAAAACGCGGGCCTGTTCCGCCGCCGGATGACCGAGGAGGGCTTCGATCTCCTGGACGGCGAACACGCCATTGTCCCGGTGATGTTCGGGGACGCCGTGCTGGCCGCCAAAGTGGCGGACCAGATGCTCCAGCACGGCGTTTTTGTCACCGCTTTCAGCTTCCCCGTGGTTCCGCGCGGCGCCGCCCGGATCCGCGTGCAGCTCTCGGCATCACATTCAGCGGACGACGTCGAAGCCTGCGTGGGTGCCTTTGTCGCCAGCCGTGCCGCTGTAGCGGGCTAAAAACCGTCCGCGCGTGAACCGGTGATGGTTAGATGGAGCCATGGCAGCACAATATGACGTTCTGATTGTCGGCGGCGGCATAGCCGGCCTCTCCCTGGCATCCGCGCTCGCCGGCACATGCAGCGTGGCCCTGGTGGAAGCAGAGCAGGATCTGGCGTATCACTCGTCCTCCCGCTCAGCCCGCCAGCTTCACGTCCACGGCCCGGAAGTGGTCCAGCAGCTGACCCTCCGGTCCTTGGAACTGCTGGCGGCGCGGGACGCGGAACTTCCTGAACCTGTCCTGTCGCCGCGCAGCTTTATGCTGATCGGCTCGGAGGACGCCGTCCGGGCGGAGGCCGGCGGCACCCTGCAGCCCATCACGCACGCCCGGGCTCTGGAGCTGTGCCCGGTCCTGGTGCCGGAATCCTTCGCTGCCGCCGGCCTGGACGAAGGATCCTTCGGCTGCGATGCACGGCTGTTGATAGCGGACCACCGGGCGCGTGCCGAAGCTGCCGGGGCGGACATCATCACCGGTGCCCGGGTGCATTCGGCCCAGAGGCTGGGCTCGGGCTGGGAGATCGGGGCCGGGCAGGAAGGGTTCCAGGCAGCGGTCCTGGTCAACGCCGCCGGGGCGTGGGCTGACGAACTGGCGGTGATCAGCGGGGTGGAGAAGCTCGGGCTGCAGCCGTACCGGCGCACAGCGGCGATTGCCGACGTCGAACACTCCCTTCCCGAGGGCAGCCCCATGGTGGCGGCGGCAGACAACTCGTTCTACTTCCGCCGCGAGCGCGCAGGGGTGCTGATCTCGCCGTCGGAAGCGGTCCCCAGCGGCCCTGAGGATGCGCGCCCCCGTCCCGGCGACATCGAACGCCTGATCGAAAAACTCAACCAGGTGACCACGCTCGGGATCCGCGGCGTTCGGAGCGCCTGGACCGGCCTCCGGACCGAGGCGGCCGACGGCCTCCCG contains the following coding sequences:
- the tdh gene encoding L-threonine 3-dehydrogenase, with amino-acid sequence MKALYKSGAHAGFELVDRPEPEAGPDDVKIRVMTTGICGTDLHIQSWDSWAQGMIEAPLIAGHEFYGEVVETGADVRDVKVGDRVSGEGHVVCGICRNCRAGRRQMCIHTVSVGVQRDGAFAEYVVIPETNVWVHHDPSITPELGAIFDPFGNAVHTALSFPLVGEDVLITGAGPIGLMAIAVARHAGARKIAITDVSRPRLDLARQLGVDLAIDVSTTRVRDAQRELGMREGFDIGMEMSGHPTALPEMIDNMNHGGRIAMLGLPSQDITIDWGKVVTHMLTLKGIYGREMYETWYAMSAMLSSNPVLHAGISAVVTDRLPAREWEKGFDIARAGVGGKVVLDWTEL
- a CDS encoding glycine C-acetyltransferase, translating into MYTAIKDQLQTELDEIRTAGLFKTERHIDSPQSSHVTAGQIGKPGTAVLNFCANNYLGLADHPDIIAAAKEAMDTRGFGMASVRFICGTQDLHLELEARVSKFLGTEDTILFSSCFDANGGVFESLFGPEDAVISDALNHASIIDGIRLCKAQRFRYANQDMADLEARLIEATTQDQPARRKIIVTDGVFSMDGYLAPLEAICDLADKYDALVMVDDSHAVGFMGSTGAGTPEHAGVSRRVDIYTGTFGKALGGASGGYVSGRSEVVAMLRQKARPYLFSNSLAPAIVAATIKALDLVENSGELRTKLFENAGLFRRRMTEEGFDLLDGEHAIVPVMFGDAVLAAKVADQMLQHGVFVTAFSFPVVPRGAARIRVQLSASHSADDVEACVGAFVASRAAVAG
- a CDS encoding FAD-binding oxidoreductase, translating into MAAQYDVLIVGGGIAGLSLASALAGTCSVALVEAEQDLAYHSSSRSARQLHVHGPEVVQQLTLRSLELLAARDAELPEPVLSPRSFMLIGSEDAVRAEAGGTLQPITHARALELCPVLVPESFAAAGLDEGSFGCDARLLIADHRARAEAAGADIITGARVHSAQRLGSGWEIGAGQEGFQAAVLVNAAGAWADELAVISGVEKLGLQPYRRTAAIADVEHSLPEGSPMVAAADNSFYFRRERAGVLISPSEAVPSGPEDARPRPGDIERLIEKLNQVTTLGIRGVRSAWTGLRTEAADGLPVAGFDAEAPGFYWLAGQGGYGLQISPAMAELAAAQILAGQGAAQGQEPRAQGQDPRADTGPGPESRTAEAVAATRWSIRR